In Chryseobacterium gotjawalense, the following are encoded in one genomic region:
- a CDS encoding SusC/RagA family TonB-linked outer membrane protein, translating into MNVRLRILTAGVLFFTGQAVMAQKDSTKTQNIEEVVVVAYGTQKKSTLTGANVQVGAKKIEDRPISNVLQALDGAGAGIQIAAGSGQPGDGPTIRIRGAGSYLASNEPLIVVDGIPFPGNLNSINPNDIESLNVLKDAASTSLYGSSAANGVILVTTKKGKKNSSRITLNTSTGIISRFVPEYDRVGPSDYYTLAWESMRNGRFTARPQDGLAAANTYASANLIAGNLKTNVYNVPDAQLVVNGVFNPNAQLKYNDFDWGKALMGVGIRQEHNVAFSGGTDNSTFYSSLNYLKEEGYVIKSDFERIGLRLNADSQVKSWLKIGTSLNGTITSGSNAVDGVNNNAAFINPYRWTRTMGPIYSPYQHDPVTGERLYDASGNVLYDAGGMRGADAASGRNVVWETLLNDNTTNAYNLQSNVFAEFKLLPELTFRTNAAYNFRGTLNKTYANIFIGDAIGVGSAGRTAYFRRDFTWNQVLTYSKTFGDHSLTALAGHENIEYKYDYLYGYKRNQVVQGIFDLSNFVDNTSIESSFPRRSKEGWFGRLNYDYKEKYLLEGSIRWDGSSRFASDVRWQSFWSAGAGWVISKENFLSNVKAINFLKLRGSYGEVGNDALDANIAYKSLFTLGINNGNEPGVLLTRVADELISWETKAQSDVALEFELLNRRVRGTVEYYSSETKDVLFPTKLPFSAGVPDNEIETNIGNMTNKGYEISLSADVIKNKNVRWTVDATFNSYKNVVNKLSQESFISGTKKIMAGKDLYAFWLRTWAGVDPTDGQGLFLLDQEKFDANAADVRTVDGKLVTTNQNKALYEYQGSAIPDFYGNVSTTLSVKNWELSAAFNYQSGGKIYDTNYANLMTAYPQGGALHADILDRWTTPGQITNVPVLNSSLTTGPGAASSRWLIDASYVMLRNATLGYNFNKDVVKSVGINSLKLFVSGENLWMSSKREGLEPYQSFNGTTSNRYSPSRIITFGLSTTF; encoded by the coding sequence ATGAATGTGAGATTAAGAATTTTGACCGCAGGTGTTTTGTTTTTTACAGGACAAGCGGTAATGGCACAAAAAGATTCAACTAAAACTCAGAATATTGAGGAGGTTGTAGTTGTGGCATATGGTACCCAGAAAAAATCTACTTTAACAGGGGCAAACGTACAGGTTGGGGCGAAAAAAATTGAAGATCGGCCAATTTCAAATGTTCTTCAAGCTTTAGATGGAGCAGGAGCCGGTATTCAAATTGCTGCTGGTTCAGGGCAGCCAGGTGATGGGCCCACTATAAGGATTAGAGGAGCAGGCTCTTATTTAGCCTCAAACGAACCTTTAATTGTGGTGGATGGGATCCCTTTTCCAGGGAATTTAAACTCTATTAACCCGAATGATATTGAAAGTCTCAATGTATTGAAAGATGCAGCATCTACTTCACTTTATGGTTCTTCTGCAGCGAATGGGGTGATTTTGGTAACGACTAAAAAAGGTAAAAAGAATTCGTCCAGAATTACTCTAAATACCAGTACGGGAATTATCAGCAGATTTGTGCCAGAATATGATCGTGTGGGGCCATCTGATTATTATACTTTAGCTTGGGAGTCTATGAGGAATGGTAGATTTACAGCGAGACCGCAGGATGGTTTGGCCGCTGCCAATACCTATGCTTCTGCCAACTTAATCGCGGGAAATCTTAAAACAAATGTTTATAATGTTCCTGATGCTCAATTAGTGGTAAATGGAGTGTTTAATCCAAATGCTCAGTTGAAATATAATGATTTCGATTGGGGTAAAGCTCTTATGGGAGTAGGAATCAGACAAGAACATAATGTGGCTTTTTCTGGAGGAACCGATAACAGTACTTTCTATAGCTCTCTAAATTATTTGAAAGAGGAGGGGTATGTAATCAAGTCAGATTTCGAAAGAATTGGACTTCGTTTAAATGCAGACTCGCAAGTAAAATCATGGTTGAAAATAGGAACGAGCTTAAATGGTACGATAACAAGCGGATCTAACGCGGTAGATGGTGTTAATAATAATGCTGCTTTCATTAATCCATACAGATGGACCAGAACAATGGGGCCGATTTATAGTCCATACCAACATGATCCAGTAACTGGTGAAAGGTTATATGATGCATCTGGAAACGTATTATATGATGCGGGAGGAATGAGAGGGGCAGATGCTGCTTCCGGGAGAAATGTCGTATGGGAAACTTTATTAAATGACAATACCACCAATGCTTACAATTTGCAGTCTAACGTTTTTGCGGAATTTAAACTTCTTCCGGAATTGACTTTCAGAACAAATGCAGCTTATAACTTCAGAGGCACACTGAATAAAACTTATGCCAATATTTTTATCGGAGACGCGATTGGGGTAGGTTCTGCGGGTAGAACTGCTTATTTTAGAAGAGATTTTACTTGGAATCAAGTTTTAACTTATAGCAAAACATTCGGTGATCATAGCCTTACAGCGCTTGCTGGTCACGAAAACATAGAATATAAATATGATTATTTATACGGTTATAAAAGAAATCAGGTAGTACAAGGAATTTTTGATTTATCAAACTTTGTAGATAATACCTCAATCGAATCATCTTTCCCAAGAAGAAGTAAGGAAGGTTGGTTTGGTAGACTAAATTATGATTATAAAGAAAAATACCTATTAGAAGGTTCGATTAGATGGGATGGTTCATCTAGATTTGCATCAGATGTTAGGTGGCAGTCTTTCTGGTCAGCGGGTGCTGGTTGGGTGATTTCAAAAGAGAATTTCTTGAGTAATGTGAAAGCTATTAATTTCTTAAAGCTAAGAGGATCATATGGTGAAGTTGGTAATGATGCTTTGGATGCGAATATTGCTTACAAAAGTTTATTTACTTTAGGAATTAACAATGGAAATGAGCCAGGGGTTCTATTAACGAGAGTTGCTGATGAGTTGATTAGCTGGGAGACTAAAGCACAGTCAGATGTGGCTCTAGAGTTTGAACTTCTTAATAGAAGAGTGAGAGGAACGGTTGAATATTACAGCTCTGAAACAAAAGATGTCCTTTTCCCAACCAAATTACCATTTAGCGCGGGAGTTCCGGATAATGAAATTGAAACCAATATTGGTAACATGACTAACAAAGGTTATGAGATTTCACTTTCTGCTGATGTAATAAAAAACAAGAATGTACGATGGACAGTGGATGCTACTTTTAATAGTTACAAAAACGTAGTAAATAAGTTATCTCAGGAGTCATTTATTTCAGGAACGAAAAAAATTATGGCTGGAAAAGATTTGTATGCTTTCTGGTTAAGAACTTGGGCAGGAGTTGATCCAACAGATGGTCAGGGATTATTCTTATTAGATCAGGAAAAATTCGATGCCAATGCTGCAGATGTAAGAACAGTAGATGGAAAACTTGTTACTACTAACCAAAATAAAGCACTCTACGAATATCAAGGTTCCGCAATTCCTGATTTTTATGGAAACGTATCCACTACTCTAAGTGTAAAAAACTGGGAATTGTCAGCAGCATTTAACTATCAGTCTGGAGGGAAGATTTATGATACCAATTATGCTAACTTAATGACTGCCTACCCGCAAGGTGGCGCTCTTCACGCAGATATCTTAGACCGATGGACTACACCTGGTCAAATTACAAATGTGCCAGTGCTGAACTCATCACTCACTACAGGTCCGGGCGCTGCCTCTTCCAGATGGCTGATTGATGCAAGTTATGTTATGTTAAGAAATGCGACTTTAGGATATAACTTTAACAAGGATGTTGTGAAATCAGTTGGTATTAACAGTTTAAAACTGTTCGTTAGTGGTGAAAATCTTTGGATGAGTAGTAAGAGAGAAGGATTAGAGCCTTACCAATCTTTCAATGGTACAACATCTAATAGATACTCTCCTTCCAGAATTATTACTTTTGGTCTAAGTACAACTTTTTAA
- a CDS encoding RagB/SusD family nutrient uptake outer membrane protein: MSLAVAAFTLTGCNRENIMELAPHNQISEEVAFSSKENIILSVNGMYQAAAIGQYNNANPSSAGRGYPFGAAYFQQNDMRGEDMVNTASFYAITYTGTWDPSGALNTVYYWVDTYRLVNRANLVIEGVTKAIQNGVIPEAEGNDYIGQALFFRAFSHYELLNFFARPYKHTADASHLGVPYRLKASNSLPTIEENASLPRGTVAANYTQLLADLDKAETLMTSKAARSAKNAIVYATKEAAIALKTRVYLSKADYPKVIVEANKLDGLYTLTADPNTPFANNYGNSESIFSLENSATNNPDVNGALASMYNGRSLIAISPVIWNQPTWLATDKRRSATMVRNAAGVLFTAKYKDTGTLTDASPLLRYSEVLLNKAEAKARIGDASYLVDLNTVRNRSLASPSTEQYTSFANLTAGINAILMERRIEFLAEGLRWNTIHRLQQDNLTPTSGIPAKYRNGQNPTAADYIIGVPYVYKSTDVPAIPYSDHRYVWPIPTLETSANPVLAAQQNPGY, encoded by the coding sequence TTGTCACTGGCAGTTGCTGCGTTCACGCTCACCGGCTGTAACAGGGAGAATATTATGGAACTTGCACCTCATAATCAAATTAGTGAAGAGGTGGCTTTCAGCTCCAAAGAAAATATCATCCTCTCGGTGAATGGGATGTATCAGGCAGCGGCAATCGGGCAGTATAATAACGCAAATCCATCATCCGCGGGTAGGGGTTATCCTTTTGGTGCCGCTTATTTTCAGCAAAATGACATGCGGGGCGAAGATATGGTGAATACAGCTTCTTTCTATGCGATAACTTATACCGGGACTTGGGATCCTTCGGGCGCACTAAATACCGTTTACTACTGGGTAGATACTTACCGATTGGTTAATAGGGCTAACCTTGTGATTGAAGGTGTTACCAAGGCTATCCAGAATGGAGTTATCCCGGAAGCAGAAGGAAATGATTATATCGGACAAGCTTTGTTTTTTAGAGCATTCAGTCATTACGAATTGCTTAACTTCTTTGCCCGGCCGTATAAACATACGGCAGATGCATCGCATCTTGGAGTTCCTTATAGGTTGAAAGCAAGTAACTCTCTACCCACTATTGAAGAGAATGCGAGCCTTCCAAGAGGAACTGTAGCCGCGAATTACACGCAGCTTTTAGCAGATTTAGATAAGGCAGAAACTTTGATGACTTCTAAGGCTGCAAGATCTGCTAAAAATGCCATTGTATACGCAACGAAAGAGGCGGCCATTGCATTAAAAACCAGGGTGTATTTAAGCAAAGCAGATTATCCGAAAGTTATTGTAGAGGCGAATAAGCTAGACGGTCTTTATACATTAACAGCCGATCCAAACACTCCGTTTGCGAACAACTATGGGAATTCCGAAAGTATTTTTTCTCTAGAAAATTCTGCAACTAATAATCCAGATGTTAATGGTGCTTTGGCTTCTATGTATAATGGTAGAAGTTTAATAGCAATTAGTCCTGTCATCTGGAATCAACCTACCTGGTTAGCGACAGATAAGAGAAGATCTGCAACTATGGTTAGAAATGCAGCTGGTGTACTATTTACTGCTAAATATAAAGATACCGGTACGCTTACAGATGCTTCACCGCTTCTAAGATATTCAGAAGTTCTTTTGAACAAAGCAGAGGCTAAGGCAAGAATTGGAGATGCTTCTTATTTAGTAGACTTAAATACAGTAAGAAACAGATCCTTAGCTTCTCCTTCTACGGAACAATATACCTCTTTCGCAAATTTGACAGCCGGTATTAATGCAATCTTGATGGAGAGAAGGATTGAGTTTTTAGCAGAAGGTCTTCGCTGGAATACTATTCACAGATTACAGCAAGATAATCTGACTCCTACCTCTGGAATTCCTGCGAAATATAGAAATGGGCAGAATCCAACTGCAGCAGATTATATAATAGGAGTTCCATATGTTTATAAATCTACTGATGTGCCTGCGATTCCTTATAGTGATCATAGGTATGTATGGCCAATCCCAACCTTGGAAACAAGTGCTAATCCGGTTTTGGCTGCACAGCAAAATCCAGGTTATTAA
- a CDS encoding SusC/RagA family TonB-linked outer membrane protein → MNVKLRILTAGVLFFTGQALVAQQDSTKTQNIEEVVVVGYGTQKKADVTSSITTVKGSDIANLNTPTFEAQLAGRASGVQVVSSSGDIGRAPTVRIRGVNTISSGTSPLYVVDGVPIFAGNTGGGNTYTNALADINPADIESMTVLKDGAATAIYGSRAANGVVLITTKKGKNGKFTVSYNNMFSVASVVKKLDLLETPDFLTISNEKAKAAGTVWAKGSDYNTDWQKAVLRTGTQTDHFLSMTGGLGKGNYYASLGYTKQEGVIIPNAMERISLRMNADQKVTDWFKLSTNFAYSETSYKGLNNGYNSISGAMFSAVRQLPNTPIYDAKKPTGYNIYTQGTVSRVGQWDNLIPITSDLTNIAYVVNNNKYTSDLSRFIGSIAGDVKITDWLDYKLQVSKDRSVTTGFLYWNRVHGDGFSRGGYIDNNYLNLDRWNIQNILNFNKTFGSHNLNVVLVNEYQKQKTNSFFADGQGLSSDFFGDVGVISGSYATQYSGGGATENGLISYAARLSYSFANKYFVQGTIRRDGLSSLPTANKWGNFPGVSLGWTVSNEGFMKDLNTLSELKLRASYGKVGNTDIGNYPYLGLYNSFKYADYNGIGYSQAGNDQLKWETNTKKNLGADFGLLKNRITFSADYFVNENDGLILAVPLSPSLGVPGNSVNKNIGSMENRGFEFSANADILKNENLKWSIGGNLTLMNNKVTGLVDGKDIIQSQNGETAYLIREGESLRSLYGYKYWGVNAANGNPVYYKADGSLVQANIANQGYYLFDPTNPGNLGAASSLTNDDRQILGNTLPTYFGSVNTALQYKRFDFSVMARFSGGNNIFNVTRRELLNQDFYNNGSEILGRWQSASNPGDGWTPKLHGGRGNFINLNGQATSRFVEKGDFVKIDNITLGYSLDPAMLSSINLTKFRIYGVVQNAIMFTNYKGIDPEMENLGMDYNAVPRQRTISFGINATF, encoded by the coding sequence ATGAATGTGAAATTAAGAATTTTGACCGCAGGTGTTTTGTTTTTTACAGGACAGGCGTTAGTGGCACAGCAGGACTCAACTAAAACTCAAAATATTGAGGAGGTTGTTGTAGTCGGCTATGGGACCCAAAAGAAAGCAGATGTAACTTCCTCCATTACAACTGTGAAAGGAAGTGATATCGCCAATTTGAATACTCCTACGTTCGAAGCGCAATTAGCGGGTAGGGCATCTGGCGTACAGGTGGTAAGTAGCTCAGGTGATATTGGTAGAGCGCCAACAGTACGTATTCGAGGGGTGAATACGATATCGTCAGGTACATCGCCATTATATGTTGTCGATGGAGTTCCTATTTTTGCCGGCAATACCGGTGGCGGCAATACTTACACCAATGCCTTGGCGGACATTAATCCGGCTGATATTGAGTCAATGACCGTGCTGAAAGATGGCGCAGCAACTGCAATTTATGGCTCTCGTGCCGCTAATGGAGTTGTCCTGATTACTACGAAAAAAGGGAAAAACGGAAAATTTACGGTATCGTATAATAACATGTTCAGTGTAGCAAGTGTAGTAAAGAAATTGGATCTATTGGAGACTCCTGACTTCTTGACAATTTCTAATGAAAAAGCAAAAGCAGCTGGAACAGTATGGGCTAAAGGCAGCGATTATAATACTGATTGGCAAAAAGCGGTGCTTAGAACAGGTACGCAAACTGATCATTTCTTGTCGATGACAGGTGGGCTCGGAAAGGGTAACTATTACGCTTCTCTAGGATATACAAAGCAGGAAGGGGTGATTATCCCAAATGCAATGGAGAGAATTTCACTGAGAATGAACGCCGATCAAAAGGTTACAGATTGGTTTAAACTCAGTACCAATTTTGCCTACTCGGAAACATCTTATAAAGGATTGAATAATGGATATAATTCAATTTCCGGAGCAATGTTCAGTGCAGTTCGACAATTGCCTAATACACCGATATATGATGCCAAAAAACCTACTGGTTATAATATCTATACGCAAGGCACCGTAAGCAGAGTTGGTCAGTGGGATAACTTAATCCCAATTACCAGTGATCTTACAAACATCGCCTATGTGGTGAATAATAATAAATACACTTCTGATCTTTCCCGATTTATTGGGAGTATAGCGGGAGATGTGAAAATTACTGACTGGTTAGATTACAAACTGCAAGTAAGTAAAGACCGTTCTGTCACTACAGGGTTTCTTTATTGGAACAGGGTTCACGGTGACGGTTTTTCAAGAGGAGGGTATATCGATAATAATTACCTGAACCTTGATCGGTGGAATATTCAAAATATCCTGAATTTTAACAAAACATTTGGATCACATAACTTAAATGTCGTATTGGTTAATGAATACCAAAAACAGAAAACAAACAGTTTTTTTGCTGATGGCCAGGGATTGTCCTCTGATTTCTTTGGTGATGTAGGGGTGATTTCCGGTTCATATGCAACTCAATATTCTGGCGGAGGTGCCACAGAAAATGGTCTAATTTCCTATGCTGCAAGATTAAGCTATAGTTTCGCGAATAAATACTTTGTTCAGGGAACAATTAGAAGAGATGGTTTGTCTTCTTTGCCAACGGCGAATAAATGGGGTAATTTCCCAGGAGTTTCCCTCGGGTGGACGGTTTCAAATGAAGGTTTTATGAAGGATCTTAACACGCTTTCTGAATTGAAACTGAGAGCATCTTATGGAAAAGTGGGAAATACCGATATCGGAAATTATCCATATTTAGGGTTGTATAATAGTTTTAAATATGCTGATTATAATGGTATTGGCTACTCGCAGGCAGGGAACGATCAGCTTAAATGGGAAACAAATACCAAGAAAAACTTAGGTGCAGACTTTGGATTATTGAAAAACAGAATTACTTTTAGTGCTGATTATTTTGTTAACGAGAATGACGGGTTAATTCTTGCAGTGCCATTATCTCCTTCTTTGGGGGTTCCAGGCAATTCTGTCAATAAAAATATTGGAAGTATGGAGAATCGTGGTTTCGAATTTTCCGCAAACGCTGATATCTTAAAAAATGAAAATCTGAAATGGAGTATTGGAGGTAATTTGACCTTAATGAATAATAAAGTTACAGGTTTGGTGGATGGTAAGGATATCATCCAATCCCAAAACGGCGAAACTGCTTATCTTATCAGAGAAGGAGAATCATTAAGATCCCTTTATGGATATAAATATTGGGGAGTGAATGCGGCTAACGGTAATCCGGTGTATTATAAAGCTGATGGTTCTTTGGTGCAGGCGAACATTGCCAATCAGGGCTATTATTTATTTGATCCTACCAATCCGGGTAATCTGGGGGCGGCTTCTTCATTGACAAATGATGATAGACAAATATTAGGGAATACACTTCCAACCTATTTTGGTTCTGTGAATACGGCATTACAATATAAGAGATTTGACTTTAGTGTAATGGCGAGATTTAGTGGAGGAAATAATATTTTTAATGTTACAAGAAGAGAATTGCTCAATCAGGACTTTTATAACAACGGATCTGAAATCTTAGGAAGATGGCAAAGTGCCAGCAATCCTGGAGATGGTTGGACTCCGAAATTACATGGGGGTAGAGGAAATTTCATTAATTTAAATGGGCAGGCTACTTCTAGATTTGTGGAGAAGGGTGACTTCGTGAAAATTGATAACATTACCCTCGGTTATTCCTTAGATCCTGCGATGCTGTCCAGTATTAATCTAACTAAGTTTAGGATTTATGGGGTTGTGCAGAATGCAATAATGTTTACCAATTATAAAGGGATTGATCCTGAGATGGAAAATCTGGGAATGGATTATAATGCAGTACCAAGACAAAGAACAATTTCCTTCGGAATTAATGCAACTTTCTAA
- the infB gene encoding translation initiation factor IF-2 translates to MPKIRLNKAVKEFNISMTRLVEFLHAKGIEVESNPNAQLEESAYSALEAEFRKDGEQRKASHEVVIAKVPEEKLEIEPSQPEVIRAKASLRPETRILGKIDLDQKKSEVKKEQPAPPAEEPKPVVEKAPVSEKAPVSEKQEFKVLDKIDLSKIEGHKPRSSKNDQSKKPETIAEKAPVEKVQEAPAVPTVVETPAPPAVEIPKPEAVTPPESDKIETVYKKLEGVKILKQTVDLSQFNKPKPSANSAAAKKKRKRIEKPNPTGGATQQGTQGNRPPGQGQGNRPPGQGGNRPPGQGGGNRPGYQGGGANRGPVRRGPVMPVELTDEQVKNQIKETLEKLTSKAGKNKGAKYRKEKRVYRREQDERQDEIDAADRTLKITEFITVGELASLMNVSPTEVISACFSLGVMVTMNQRLEADTLLLVADEFGYTIEFSDADVEESALEEDTDTAEDLITRAPIVTVMGHVDHGKTSLLDYIRKTNVIAGESGGITQHIGAYNVKLENGQRITFLDTPGHEAFTAMRARGAQVTDIAIIVIAADDDVMPQTKEAISHAQAAGVPMIIAINKVDKPNSNPDNIRQQLSAMNVLVEEWGGNVQSQEVSAKFGNNMDALLEKVLLQAELLELKANPNKNASGVVIEASLDKGRGYISTILVQAGTLKVGDYVLAGKNHGKVKALLDERGKPMEEAGPSMPVTVLGLDGAPTAGDRFRVFADEREAKTIATKREQLQREQSVRTKKHVTLDELGRRIALGDFKELNIILKGDVDGSVEALSDQLQSLSTEEISVKIIHQGVGQITESDVLLAAASDAIMIGFNVRAGVNAKELADKEEIEIRTYSIIYKAIDEVKEAMEGMLSPEIKEQVIGNVEIREVFKISKVGSIAGCMVLTGKVTRNSKIRLLRDGIVKFDGELESLKRFKDDVKEVTKGYECGLNIKGYNDIEVGDILEVYEEISVKKKLK, encoded by the coding sequence ATGCCAAAAATTAGATTAAATAAAGCGGTTAAGGAATTTAATATTTCGATGACGAGACTTGTAGAATTTCTACATGCCAAAGGAATCGAGGTAGAAAGTAACCCGAACGCTCAATTGGAAGAATCGGCATATTCTGCATTAGAAGCTGAGTTCCGCAAAGACGGGGAACAAAGAAAAGCTTCTCATGAGGTGGTGATCGCTAAAGTTCCGGAAGAAAAACTGGAAATTGAGCCATCACAACCTGAGGTAATAAGAGCCAAAGCAAGTCTTAGACCTGAAACCCGAATTTTAGGTAAAATAGACTTAGATCAAAAGAAATCCGAAGTGAAGAAAGAGCAGCCAGCTCCACCTGCGGAAGAGCCAAAACCTGTGGTTGAAAAAGCACCTGTTTCTGAAAAAGCACCTGTTTCTGAAAAACAGGAATTTAAGGTTTTGGATAAAATTGATTTGTCGAAAATTGAAGGCCATAAGCCAAGATCGTCCAAGAACGATCAATCCAAAAAACCGGAGACCATCGCGGAAAAAGCACCTGTAGAAAAAGTACAGGAAGCACCCGCTGTGCCTACAGTGGTAGAAACTCCAGCGCCGCCAGCCGTAGAAATTCCGAAACCGGAAGCGGTGACACCGCCTGAATCCGATAAAATAGAAACAGTTTATAAAAAGTTGGAAGGGGTGAAAATCCTGAAACAAACTGTTGATTTATCACAGTTTAATAAACCAAAACCTTCAGCAAATTCAGCAGCGGCCAAAAAGAAAAGAAAGCGTATTGAAAAGCCGAATCCTACGGGCGGGGCAACTCAACAGGGAACGCAAGGAAATCGACCTCCTGGTCAAGGACAAGGCAACCGCCCTCCTGGTCAAGGTGGAAATCGTCCGCCTGGTCAAGGTGGAGGCAACCGTCCTGGATATCAAGGTGGTGGTGCCAACAGAGGCCCTGTAAGAAGAGGCCCTGTAATGCCGGTCGAACTGACTGACGAGCAAGTTAAAAATCAAATTAAGGAAACTTTAGAAAAACTGACCAGCAAGGCAGGGAAAAATAAAGGAGCCAAATATAGAAAAGAGAAAAGAGTTTATAGAAGAGAACAGGATGAGCGTCAGGATGAAATCGATGCTGCAGACAGAACTCTGAAAATAACTGAATTTATTACGGTAGGTGAATTGGCTTCATTAATGAATGTGAGTCCGACGGAAGTAATTTCAGCTTGTTTCTCTCTAGGAGTAATGGTAACAATGAATCAGCGTTTAGAAGCAGACACTTTATTGCTTGTTGCTGATGAATTCGGATACACCATTGAATTCTCTGATGCTGATGTAGAAGAATCTGCATTGGAAGAAGATACCGATACTGCGGAAGATCTAATAACTAGAGCTCCAATCGTTACCGTAATGGGACACGTAGATCACGGTAAAACTTCATTACTTGATTATATTAGAAAAACAAATGTAATCGCTGGTGAATCTGGTGGAATTACACAGCATATTGGTGCTTACAATGTGAAACTGGAGAACGGTCAGAGAATTACATTCTTGGATACGCCAGGTCACGAGGCATTTACCGCGATGAGAGCGAGAGGGGCGCAAGTCACCGATATTGCAATCATTGTAATCGCAGCAGATGATGATGTGATGCCACAAACGAAAGAAGCAATTTCTCACGCACAAGCGGCGGGAGTTCCTATGATTATTGCGATCAATAAAGTGGATAAACCGAACTCTAACCCAGACAATATCCGCCAGCAACTTTCTGCAATGAATGTTTTGGTAGAAGAATGGGGTGGTAATGTTCAATCGCAAGAGGTATCTGCCAAGTTTGGTAACAATATGGACGCTCTTTTAGAGAAAGTATTATTGCAGGCTGAATTATTAGAATTAAAAGCCAACCCAAATAAAAATGCAAGTGGTGTCGTAATCGAGGCTTCTTTGGATAAAGGGAGAGGATATATTTCTACGATTCTAGTACAGGCTGGAACATTGAAAGTAGGTGATTATGTACTTGCAGGAAAAAATCACGGTAAAGTAAAAGCGTTGCTTGATGAAAGAGGGAAACCGATGGAAGAAGCAGGACCTTCAATGCCGGTTACGGTATTGGGATTAGATGGCGCACCAACTGCCGGAGATCGTTTCCGGGTGTTTGCAGATGAAAGAGAAGCGAAAACAATTGCGACCAAAAGAGAGCAGTTGCAGCGTGAGCAATCCGTTAGAACCAAGAAACACGTAACGTTAGACGAATTAGGAAGACGTATCGCGTTAGGAGACTTCAAAGAATTGAACATTATCCTTAAAGGTGACGTGGATGGTTCTGTAGAAGCACTTTCGGATCAACTTCAAAGTTTATCTACCGAGGAAATCAGTGTGAAAATTATTCACCAGGGAGTTGGACAGATTACTGAATCAGATGTCTTGTTAGCAGCAGCTTCAGATGCAATTATGATCGGCTTTAATGTTAGAGCAGGTGTTAATGCAAAAGAGTTGGCTGACAAAGAAGAAATCGAAATCAGAACCTACTCAATTATCTACAAAGCCATTGACGAGGTAAAAGAAGCAATGGAAGGAATGCTTTCGCCAGAAATTAAAGAACAGGTAATCGGTAACGTAGAAATCCGTGAAGTGTTCAAAATTTCGAAAGTAGGATCTATTGCAGGATGTATGGTTCTTACCGGAAAAGTAACCCGAAATTCGAAAATTCGATTGTTGCGCGATGGTATCGTAAAATTCGATGGAGAACTGGAAAGTTTGAAACGTTTCAAAGACGATGTAAAAGAAGTAACCAAAGGCTACGAATGTGGTCTGAATATTAAAGGCTACAATGATATTGAAGTTGGCGATATTCTGGAAGTTTACGAAGAAATTTCCGTAAAGAAAAAATTAAAGTAA